One genomic region from Euzebya tangerina encodes:
- the gyrA gene encoding DNA gyrase subunit A, with the protein MSDVTPPVDETPGDPEQPFVETFEPVEIEDELQRSYIDYAMSVIVGRALPESRDGLKPVHRRILFSMWEGGMRAGTQHRKSAAAVGDVMKKYHPHGDSSIYDALVRMAQPWSIRYPLVEGHGNFGSVDGDPPAAMRYTEARLSPLAMELLRDIEEETADFVDSYDGSEIEPLILPSRFPNLLVNGSAGIAVGMATNVPPHNLTEISNAVIAQIENPQITLDELMEIVPGPDFPTGALIMGVSPIREAYETGRGSIRMRAVVDIEETKSGGERLVATELPYQVNKANLALKIADLVESKRITGIRDIRDESNRKGNRLVIELKRDANAQVVLNQLYKMTQLQDTFGVINLSLVNGVPRTMGLKDTIARYIDHQLDVITRRTEYRLRKARERSHILEGLIVALDNLDDVIALIRASASAEAASQELQSRYDLSEIQAREILNLPLRRLAALERQRILDEYAELQERIADLEDILAKPARVREIVKTELAEIRDKFGDARRTRIRPGDGDLDIEDLIPEEEIVVTITQGGYIKRVKASEYRTQRRGGKGITSGALKDEDIIWDLFSTSTHHWVLFFTSTGRMHRIKAWQIPEKSRTARGVYLANVPGLELDKDEFVRTVVHLESLEQEDKHLLFTTKKGLVKRTRLEEYDSPRSTLIAINLRDGDELIDVRLTSGSDDIILVSKKAQSIRFTETDARAMGRGASGVKGMDLAEEDEVLACAIVQEEGYLVVITDEGFGKRTPLERYPTQRRGGKGVRTAKLSDARGSLVGALVAGYEQEIFVVTDRGTIIRMDVKDVRPTGRSTQGVRIMTPKAGAKVVSVAKVMEIEDDELGGEPDAGGSDGPDNEEVHGTPDGLADDPGEDGDDLGEEE; encoded by the coding sequence ATGTCTGATGTGACCCCACCTGTCGACGAGACGCCCGGCGACCCCGAGCAGCCGTTCGTCGAGACCTTCGAGCCCGTCGAGATCGAGGATGAGCTCCAGCGCTCCTACATCGACTACGCGATGTCGGTCATCGTCGGCCGCGCGCTGCCCGAGTCGCGAGATGGTCTGAAGCCGGTTCACCGCCGCATCCTGTTCTCCATGTGGGAGGGCGGCATGCGGGCCGGGACGCAGCACCGCAAGTCGGCGGCGGCCGTCGGCGACGTGATGAAGAAGTACCACCCGCACGGGGACTCCTCGATCTACGACGCCCTGGTCCGCATGGCCCAACCGTGGTCGATCCGGTACCCGCTGGTCGAGGGGCACGGCAACTTCGGCTCGGTCGACGGTGACCCTCCGGCAGCTATGCGCTACACAGAGGCACGTCTCTCTCCGTTGGCTATGGAGCTTCTCCGTGACATCGAGGAGGAGACCGCCGACTTCGTCGACTCCTACGACGGCAGCGAGATCGAGCCGCTCATCCTGCCCAGCCGCTTCCCCAACCTGCTGGTCAACGGCTCGGCTGGCATCGCGGTCGGGATGGCCACGAACGTCCCGCCGCACAACCTGACCGAGATCTCCAATGCGGTGATCGCCCAGATCGAGAACCCGCAGATCACGCTGGACGAGCTGATGGAGATCGTCCCCGGGCCCGACTTCCCGACCGGCGCGTTGATCATGGGTGTGTCCCCCATCCGGGAGGCCTACGAGACCGGCCGCGGCAGCATCCGCATGCGCGCCGTGGTCGACATCGAGGAGACCAAGAGCGGCGGCGAGCGGCTGGTCGCCACCGAGCTGCCCTACCAGGTCAACAAGGCCAACCTGGCCCTCAAGATCGCCGATCTGGTCGAGTCGAAGCGCATCACCGGCATCCGCGACATCCGCGACGAGTCCAACCGCAAGGGCAACCGCCTGGTCATCGAGCTGAAGCGGGACGCCAATGCCCAGGTCGTCCTGAACCAGCTGTACAAGATGACCCAGCTCCAGGACACCTTCGGGGTCATCAACCTCTCGCTGGTGAACGGCGTCCCCCGGACGATGGGCCTGAAGGACACCATCGCCCGGTACATCGATCACCAACTCGACGTCATCACCCGGCGGACCGAGTACCGGCTGCGCAAGGCCCGCGAGCGTTCCCACATCCTCGAAGGCCTCATCGTCGCCCTGGACAACCTGGACGACGTGATCGCGCTGATCCGGGCTTCGGCCTCCGCTGAAGCCGCCTCGCAGGAGCTGCAGTCTCGCTACGACCTGTCCGAGATCCAGGCCCGCGAGATCCTCAACCTTCCGCTGCGTCGTTTGGCCGCCCTCGAACGACAGCGCATCCTGGACGAGTACGCCGAGCTGCAGGAGCGCATCGCCGACCTGGAGGACATCCTGGCCAAGCCGGCCCGGGTCCGCGAGATCGTCAAGACCGAGCTGGCCGAGATCCGTGACAAGTTCGGCGACGCCCGGCGCACCCGTATTCGCCCCGGGGACGGGGACCTCGACATCGAGGACCTGATCCCCGAGGAGGAGATCGTCGTCACGATCACCCAGGGTGGGTACATCAAGAGGGTCAAGGCGAGCGAGTACCGCACCCAAAGGCGTGGCGGGAAGGGCATCACCTCGGGTGCCCTCAAGGACGAGGACATCATCTGGGACCTCTTCTCCACCTCCACGCACCACTGGGTGCTGTTCTTCACCTCCACGGGCCGGATGCATCGGATCAAGGCGTGGCAGATCCCGGAGAAGAGCCGGACCGCCCGCGGGGTCTACCTGGCCAACGTGCCAGGCTTGGAGCTCGACAAGGACGAGTTCGTCCGGACCGTCGTCCACCTCGAGAGCCTCGAGCAGGAGGACAAGCACCTGCTGTTCACCACGAAGAAGGGGCTGGTCAAGCGGACCCGGCTGGAGGAGTACGACTCGCCTCGGTCCACGCTGATCGCGATCAACCTGCGGGACGGCGACGAGTTGATCGATGTCCGCCTCACCAGTGGCTCCGACGACATCATCCTGGTCAGCAAGAAGGCCCAGTCGATCCGCTTCACCGAGACCGACGCGCGAGCCATGGGGCGCGGCGCATCGGGCGTGAAGGGCATGGACCTGGCGGAGGAGGATGAGGTCCTGGCCTGCGCCATCGTGCAGGAGGAGGGCTACCTGGTCGTCATCACCGACGAGGGGTTCGGCAAGCGAACACCGCTGGAGCGCTACCCCACCCAGCGGCGCGGCGGCAAGGGCGTGCGGACCGCAAAGCTCTCGGATGCCCGTGGCAGCCTCGTCGGTGCTCTGGTGGCCGGGTACGAGCAGGAGATCTTCGTCGTCACCGACCGCGGCACGATCATCCGGATGGACGTCAAGGACGTCCGCCCGACCGGTCGGTCGACCCAGGGCGTGCGGATCATGACGCCGAAGGCCGGAGCCAAGGTCGTCAGTGTCGCCAAGGTCATGGAGATCGAGGACGACGAGCTCGGCGGCGAACCGGATGCGGGCGGGTCCGACGGTCCCGACAACGAGGAGGTCCACGGTACGCCGGACGGCCTCGCGGATGACCCGGGGGAAGACGGGGATGACCTGGGGGAGGAGGAGTGA
- a CDS encoding DUF3566 domain-containing protein has product MSTQAPTRERVRTGQVVRRRATVRRVDPWSVLKLSVIFYFCFLLVVMLGLAVFWSVVLRIGIIDTLTSFLNDLQLTLVINGSNIARAIFLLGLLNVVLWTGINVFLAFLYNLVSDLLGGLRLELASEE; this is encoded by the coding sequence GTGAGCACCCAGGCTCCGACGCGTGAGCGCGTCCGCACCGGTCAGGTGGTCCGTCGCCGCGCCACCGTGCGGCGTGTGGACCCGTGGTCGGTGCTCAAGCTCTCGGTGATCTTCTACTTCTGCTTCCTGCTGGTGGTCATGCTCGGCCTGGCCGTCTTCTGGTCGGTCGTGTTGCGGATCGGGATCATCGACACGCTGACCAGCTTCCTCAACGATCTGCAGCTCACGCTGGTGATCAACGGGTCAAACATCGCCCGGGCGATCTTCCTCCTGGGGCTGCTGAACGTGGTGCTCTGGACGGGTATCAACGTGTTCCTGGCCTTCCTCTACAACCTGGTCTCAGACCTGCTCGGAGGGCTCCGGCTGGAGCTGGCAAGCGAGGAGTAG
- a CDS encoding GNAT family N-acetyltransferase, producing MATDVVLRAFTEEDVTGFKRYWDQLEPATDRDGMSYASTTKDDQSFAEDGFLSDERGRLAVIADGTFAGFVGWRRRQNAGNSMAWCWNIGVGILRDHRGQGIGTAAQAQLVDYLFATTPVERIEASTDEENLAEQHVLESLGFTREGVLRAGNFAQGRWRDMVMYSILRSEHQRGDR from the coding sequence ATGGCCACCGACGTCGTGCTGCGAGCCTTCACCGAGGAGGACGTGACCGGGTTCAAGCGGTACTGGGACCAGCTCGAGCCGGCCACCGACCGGGACGGCATGAGCTACGCGAGCACCACGAAGGACGACCAGAGCTTCGCCGAGGACGGCTTCCTGAGCGACGAGCGGGGTCGTCTGGCGGTGATCGCCGACGGGACCTTTGCTGGGTTCGTCGGTTGGCGCCGCCGCCAGAACGCCGGGAACAGCATGGCCTGGTGCTGGAACATCGGCGTGGGGATCCTTCGGGATCACCGTGGCCAGGGCATCGGCACCGCCGCCCAAGCCCAACTGGTCGACTACCTCTTCGCGACCACACCCGTCGAGCGGATCGAAGCCTCGACCGACGAGGAGAACCTTGCGGAGCAGCACGTCCTGGAGTCCCTCGGCTTCACCCGCGAAGGTGTCCTCCGGGCCGGCAACTTCGCCCAAGGCCGCTGGCGCGACATGGTCATGTACAGCATCCTCCGCAGTGAGCACCAGCGAGGCGACCGGTGA
- a CDS encoding cell division protein CrgA, which translates to MAKSKSKRDQYKPPPQAKPPPSPTWVPIAGTGLIGSGIVVILLTYLLRGSIPGGNLWIIGGFIFMAAGLVILSRWR; encoded by the coding sequence GTGGCCAAATCGAAGTCCAAACGCGATCAGTACAAGCCGCCGCCGCAGGCGAAGCCGCCGCCCTCGCCGACGTGGGTGCCGATCGCAGGGACCGGCCTGATCGGGTCCGGGATCGTGGTGATCCTGCTCACCTATCTGCTGCGTGGCTCGATCCCGGGCGGGAACCTCTGGATCATCGGCGGGTTCATCTTCATGGCCGCCGGCTTGGTGATCCTGAGTCGTTGGCGCTGA
- a CDS encoding class E sortase, translating to MRLVLRSVGWLFITAGAVVALYLVYSLYWTGRTTSGAQERLLEELAQATNSESESDFDLEVGPLSELDADGSDPTAEIPQSEPSPGEAIAAQFEEGDAIGLIEFYRPSEDTSIVIDDPVVVVEGVSIEVLKEGPGRYPSTSYPGQPGNFAVAGHRTTYGAPFWNLDQLQDGDEIHVTDREGTTWIYEFSEEVIVAPADVSVLDANPLESDRPVLTLTTCHPRWSQRERLIVHAELSEEQMPLVAAGTIAIGEGAP from the coding sequence ATGCGACTTGTGCTCCGCTCCGTCGGCTGGCTGTTCATCACGGCCGGCGCCGTCGTGGCCCTGTACCTCGTCTACTCGCTGTACTGGACGGGGCGGACCACCAGCGGGGCTCAAGAGCGACTGCTGGAGGAGCTCGCCCAGGCAACGAACTCCGAGAGCGAGTCCGACTTCGACCTCGAGGTCGGCCCGCTGAGCGAGCTCGACGCCGATGGCTCCGACCCAACGGCCGAGATCCCCCAGAGCGAGCCCTCCCCAGGTGAGGCCATCGCCGCACAGTTCGAGGAGGGGGACGCCATCGGCCTCATCGAGTTCTACCGACCGAGCGAGGACACCTCGATCGTCATCGATGACCCCGTCGTGGTGGTCGAGGGTGTCTCGATCGAGGTGCTGAAGGAAGGACCAGGCCGGTACCCCTCCACGTCATACCCGGGCCAACCTGGCAACTTCGCCGTCGCGGGACACCGCACCACCTACGGAGCGCCGTTCTGGAACCTGGACCAACTCCAGGACGGCGACGAGATCCACGTGACCGACCGCGAGGGGACGACCTGGATCTATGAGTTCTCCGAGGAGGTCATCGTCGCCCCGGCCGACGTCTCCGTGCTGGACGCCAACCCGTTGGAGAGCGACCGACCCGTGCTGACGCTGACCACCTGCCATCCACGGTGGTCCCAGCGGGAGCGACTGATCGTCCACGCGGAGCTCAGTGAGGAGCAGATGCCACTGGTCGCGGCGGGCACGATTGCCATCGGCGAGGGGGCACCGTGA
- a CDS encoding AMP-binding protein, with amino-acid sequence MADQDPSTEDRAALAEQAARDARRVAAQQAAARRANQAARRAGGPTRRPPAVRTSSGAERTSPPAPVVGQRRPVSDAPPATRPRSRTASPARPASPRHGGDTPLSPAARRGGGPTPTQPQPRPGARPPAVRRTPPRPLDRPIVREVDPGPSPAPAAERPERASEPTTPAPADPSPSPTEREGIYSGQPTTIPELPSPPFPRSSSGAAEPALRLPDPPRPAPAQDVTSADSPHAGSGPEEEATAGTDGPTGGGPDAAAPGAPVSIKTAKIDIELPDADDVGPQVLRPLPDPPRDTIDADHTADEADAADQTPTTDPPPDVATPSTDGPTEDATPDDAQQDPTPEDATPEDATPDDDPHHDDPSGSTSNVDPVAESSTAADEDPLARAESPSPDAVATQATTDLSEVVGTWQSGVDATARPWIRQYAPGVPDTYRYPLVPLTRLLDDAAQDFPDTPGISFLGSRVTFRQMATQVDQLATALTELGLKAGDRIAVALPWIPQLVLMLNACWRLGVEVVLIDPEESPEVVAEGIRETEPAAILILDTTYGGLVEFRSQLRSVRHVIATGLLDALPAIKARMQSIRLKVQHAAMPEADGVLPFRAVLESASPVATQAAVDVEATTATSTVIGGVTYAASHHNVLAGAFQARLWIPDVRAGRESVMVAGNPTDSFGLAAGIGLALLSAATLVLPDPRPGGVAKSIDAERPTILVTSMDQVRTMLAPASKRRDLSSVRVTIARGVHFDPVVKRAAESRTAGRFRMAYSGAAVSGIAHAESVYADGASNGAGLPVTDTVVECLDDAGTPTEPDTVGALVASGPQVAGEQVPLGLIGSISAAGYVSVIGAGESVVRLSDGAADVGVVRTALRRSPDVVEVEVQAVPDGRGVGLAARVSVTREGITQDTLRKVLTENAPAQSHPTEWHIEVVSAGVDPDEESTP; translated from the coding sequence GTGGCAGACCAGGACCCCAGTACCGAAGATCGGGCCGCGCTCGCGGAACAGGCTGCGCGTGACGCCCGGCGTGTTGCCGCGCAACAAGCAGCCGCTCGGCGCGCCAACCAGGCCGCTCGGCGGGCTGGTGGCCCAACCCGCCGTCCGCCTGCCGTCCGGACGTCCTCCGGGGCCGAGCGAACGAGTCCTCCGGCGCCGGTCGTGGGGCAGCGCCGCCCGGTGTCGGACGCGCCCCCCGCGACGCGCCCCCGCAGCCGAACAGCGTCCCCGGCCCGCCCCGCGTCCCCGCGGCATGGGGGCGACACTCCTCTGTCACCGGCAGCACGCCGCGGCGGCGGTCCAACGCCGACCCAGCCCCAGCCCCGTCCCGGCGCTCGTCCGCCCGCCGTCCGTCGAACGCCGCCGCGGCCACTCGATCGCCCGATCGTTCGCGAGGTCGACCCTGGACCGTCGCCCGCCCCCGCGGCGGAGCGACCGGAGCGAGCCTCGGAGCCCACGACCCCCGCCCCCGCGGACCCCTCTCCCAGTCCCACTGAACGCGAGGGCATCTACAGCGGCCAGCCGACGACCATCCCCGAGCTGCCCTCCCCGCCGTTCCCCCGCTCGAGCAGCGGGGCTGCCGAGCCGGCACTGCGCCTTCCTGACCCGCCTCGTCCCGCGCCGGCGCAGGACGTCACCTCGGCTGACTCGCCTCACGCCGGATCCGGGCCGGAGGAGGAGGCCACAGCGGGCACCGACGGACCGACGGGAGGTGGACCCGACGCCGCAGCACCTGGCGCCCCCGTCTCGATCAAGACAGCCAAGATCGACATCGAGTTGCCTGATGCCGACGACGTGGGCCCGCAGGTCCTGCGGCCGTTGCCGGACCCGCCTCGGGACACGATCGACGCCGACCACACCGCGGACGAGGCTGACGCAGCGGACCAGACCCCCACCACCGACCCGCCTCCGGACGTCGCCACGCCATCGACGGACGGCCCCACCGAGGACGCCACCCCCGACGACGCCCAACAGGACCCCACCCCCGAGGACGCCACCCCCGAGGACGCCACCCCCGACGACGACCCACACCATGACGACCCCTCCGGCTCGACCTCGAACGTGGACCCGGTCGCCGAGTCCAGCACGGCGGCTGACGAGGACCCCCTAGCCCGCGCCGAGTCCCCGTCCCCGGACGCCGTCGCCACGCAGGCCACCACCGACCTGAGCGAGGTCGTCGGCACCTGGCAGAGCGGCGTCGACGCCACCGCACGACCCTGGATCCGGCAGTACGCCCCCGGTGTCCCGGACACCTACCGCTATCCGCTGGTGCCCCTCACACGGCTGCTCGATGATGCCGCCCAGGACTTCCCCGACACGCCAGGGATCTCGTTCCTCGGCTCCCGGGTGACCTTCCGACAGATGGCCACGCAGGTCGATCAGTTGGCGACCGCGCTGACCGAGCTCGGCCTGAAGGCGGGGGACCGCATCGCGGTTGCGCTGCCGTGGATCCCCCAACTCGTCCTCATGCTGAACGCCTGCTGGCGGCTCGGGGTGGAGGTCGTCCTCATCGACCCCGAAGAGTCGCCGGAGGTCGTCGCCGAGGGGATCCGCGAGACCGAGCCCGCGGCCATCCTCATCCTCGACACGACCTACGGCGGGCTGGTGGAGTTCCGCAGCCAACTGCGGAGCGTCCGTCACGTCATCGCCACCGGCCTGCTCGACGCCCTGCCGGCGATCAAGGCGCGGATGCAGTCCATCCGGCTGAAGGTGCAGCATGCCGCGATGCCCGAAGCCGACGGCGTCCTGCCGTTCCGGGCCGTGCTCGAGTCGGCCAGCCCGGTCGCCACCCAGGCCGCGGTCGATGTGGAGGCGACCACCGCCACCAGCACGGTGATCGGCGGCGTGACGTACGCGGCCTCCCACCACAACGTCCTGGCTGGAGCCTTCCAGGCCCGCCTCTGGATCCCGGACGTGAGGGCGGGGCGGGAGAGCGTCATGGTGGCCGGCAACCCAACCGACTCCTTTGGGCTTGCCGCCGGGATCGGACTCGCCCTGCTGTCCGCCGCCACGCTGGTGCTGCCGGACCCGCGCCCCGGCGGGGTGGCCAAGTCGATCGACGCCGAACGGCCCACGATCCTGGTCACGTCGATGGACCAGGTCCGGACTATGTTGGCGCCGGCCTCCAAGCGCCGGGATCTCTCGTCGGTGCGCGTGACGATCGCGCGTGGGGTGCACTTCGACCCAGTCGTGAAGCGTGCGGCCGAGAGTCGGACGGCCGGGCGGTTTCGGATGGCCTACTCCGGGGCGGCTGTCTCGGGCATCGCCCACGCCGAGTCCGTGTACGCCGATGGCGCCAGCAACGGGGCCGGACTGCCGGTGACGGACACCGTCGTGGAATGCCTGGACGACGCCGGGACACCAACCGAGCCAGATACCGTCGGTGCGCTGGTGGCCAGCGGCCCCCAGGTCGCGGGCGAACAGGTCCCGCTCGGACTGATCGGATCGATCAGCGCCGCAGGGTATGTCAGCGTCATCGGAGCCGGTGAGTCCGTTGTTCGACTGAGCGACGGGGCAGCCGATGTCGGCGTCGTCCGGACGGCCTTGCGCCGTAGCCCCGACGTCGTCGAGGTTGAGGTCCAAGCCGTTCCAGACGGCCGCGGCGTCGGCCTGGCGGCCCGCGTCTCGGTGACGAGGGAGGGCATCACGCAGGACACGCTCCGGAAGGTCCTGACCGAGAACGCCCCGGCACAGAGCCACCCGACCGAGTGGCACATCGAGGTCGTGTCGGCCGGAGTCGACCCGGACGAGGAGTCGACCCCGTGA
- a CDS encoding anthranilate synthase component II, with protein MTILLIDNYDSFTYNIAQEMGELGATVEVVRHDAFSLEDIRATPPTGIVISPGPGTPDDAGLSKDVIRTFAGKIPILGVCLGHQCIAEVYGGDVVGAPELVHGKTSLIHHDGAGVFAGLPDPFAATRYHSLIVDPQTMPEVLRVTARTGTDAPHPGLIMGLRHRTLHVEGVQFHPESILTTHGMTLLGNFLAALPLPAAA; from the coding sequence GTGACCATCCTCCTGATCGACAACTACGACAGCTTCACGTACAACATCGCCCAGGAGATGGGGGAGTTGGGGGCGACCGTCGAGGTGGTCCGCCACGATGCGTTCTCGCTGGAGGACATCCGGGCGACTCCGCCGACGGGCATCGTCATCTCGCCCGGGCCCGGCACGCCGGATGACGCCGGACTGTCCAAGGACGTCATCCGGACCTTTGCTGGCAAGATCCCCATCCTGGGTGTCTGCCTCGGTCACCAGTGCATCGCAGAGGTGTACGGCGGTGACGTCGTCGGGGCGCCAGAGTTGGTGCACGGCAAGACCTCGCTCATCCATCATGACGGTGCAGGGGTCTTCGCCGGACTGCCTGACCCGTTCGCGGCCACCCGCTATCACTCGCTGATCGTGGACCCGCAGACGATGCCGGAGGTGCTGCGGGTCACGGCGCGGACCGGGACGGATGCGCCCCATCCGGGCCTGATCATGGGGCTGCGACATCGGACCCTGCACGTCGAGGGTGTGCAGTTCCATCCCGAGTCCATCCTGACGACACACGGCATGACGCTGCTCGGCAACTTCCTCGCAGCGCTCCCGCTTCCGGCCGCAGCCTGA
- a CDS encoding NAD(P)/FAD-dependent oxidoreductase: MTTPNADTLIVGAGLAGLVAARSLVEAGARVTLLDKGRSPGGRLATRYAETGRGLARWDHGAQFFTVRSDEFAALMADWPVRVWHHGPDRAADVTTRPDQRNPGGDGHPRYVGTDGMNGIAKHLAAGLEVQTDVRVSVILPTSAGWTARADDGREWSARRVIVTSPIPQTIDLLHEVSLPAMVTSLTYQPCLGLLATLDSSPLTQAVQFEGGDVHYIADNASKGISRVEAVTVHAGAEWSRAHYDAADADVIAVLSDLVDPWLAGAAITSAQVKRWRYAQPVEPHPERAVRVADGLVLAGDTFGEAKVEGAARSGLAAAALLT; encoded by the coding sequence GTGACCACGCCCAACGCTGACACGCTGATCGTCGGCGCAGGCCTGGCCGGCTTGGTGGCCGCTCGATCGCTCGTCGAGGCAGGTGCGCGGGTGACGCTGCTGGACAAGGGCCGCTCGCCCGGCGGTCGGCTGGCGACCCGATACGCCGAGACCGGGAGGGGGCTGGCGCGGTGGGATCACGGTGCCCAGTTCTTCACCGTCCGCAGCGACGAGTTCGCCGCGCTGATGGCCGACTGGCCGGTCCGGGTGTGGCACCACGGCCCGGATCGTGCTGCCGACGTGACCACGCGGCCCGATCAGCGCAACCCGGGTGGGGACGGCCACCCGCGGTACGTCGGCACCGATGGGATGAACGGCATTGCCAAGCACCTCGCCGCGGGGCTGGAGGTGCAGACCGACGTCCGGGTATCGGTGATCCTCCCGACCAGTGCGGGGTGGACCGCCCGCGCGGACGACGGCCGTGAGTGGTCAGCCCGCCGCGTGATCGTGACCAGCCCGATCCCGCAGACCATCGACCTGCTGCACGAGGTCTCCCTGCCGGCCATGGTCACCAGCCTCACCTACCAGCCGTGCCTGGGGCTGCTGGCGACCCTCGACAGCTCGCCGCTGACGCAGGCCGTGCAGTTCGAGGGAGGCGACGTGCACTACATCGCCGACAACGCCAGCAAGGGCATCAGCCGCGTCGAGGCCGTCACCGTCCACGCGGGTGCCGAGTGGTCGCGGGCGCACTACGACGCAGCCGATGCGGACGTGATCGCTGTGCTCTCGGACCTGGTCGACCCCTGGCTGGCCGGGGCGGCGATCACCTCGGCCCAGGTGAAGCGCTGGCGGTACGCCCAGCCGGTCGAGCCCCACCCCGAGCGCGCTGTTCGAGTGGCCGACGGCCTCGTGCTGGCCGGGGACACCTTCGGCGAGGCGAAGGTCGAAGGGGCGGCGAGGTCGGGTCTGGCAGCCGCCGCCCTGCTCACCTGA
- the pknB gene encoding Stk1 family PASTA domain-containing Ser/Thr kinase: MSTTDGQDRRVIAGRYVLRGLLGQGGMADVELAYDEVLDRQVAVKMLHERYASDDSFIERFRREAQSAAALNHPNVVGVYDTGADNGRPYIVMEYIAGRTLREIMKREGVLPVRAAEIAGEAAEALHFAHERGIVHRDIKPGNIMVGDDGRVKVTDFGIARAVNVESVTQTSSIFGTAAYVAPEQAQGQRVDGRTDIYALGCVLFEMVTGRQPFSGDSAVALAYKHVSEAPPTPRSLNGEISPEMEAVVLKALAKDPAQRYQTGKDFAADLRRASAGRQVTTNPEAAFAATQAIPRAEAAAASPNPTLVAAAPQPAPPPREEYYSEPSSSNPGRLAAYAFLVILIAALIGIAAYLFTGVTGDGDETLEMVAIPQIVGLDQEEAQARLVEVGLQPEFGTPEQDSDAPPGSVLRTEPAVGTEVEQGSTVVLILSAGRGTVTIPSVEGQTQAEAEDALRALGLEVSDVIEEGSETIEEGLAIRTQPAAGIQVEEGEAITLVISAGQQIFPMPFVIDLTEEAARERIEQACDPEPGERCALVQTSIDISQTGEARVIESDPEEGEDVEVGQVVTIVLPAEPTPTPTPTPTPTPTPEPEPEPEPQPTNTPEPLPPPEPPPEPIEPPEPTPDPPDTPEPIEPPDVVAPS; this comes from the coding sequence GTGAGCACGACAGACGGACAGGACCGGCGGGTCATCGCTGGCCGCTACGTGCTGCGTGGGTTGCTGGGCCAGGGCGGCATGGCCGATGTCGAGCTGGCCTACGACGAGGTCCTCGACCGCCAGGTCGCCGTCAAGATGCTGCACGAGCGGTACGCCAGCGACGACAGCTTCATCGAGCGCTTCCGGCGCGAGGCACAGTCCGCCGCAGCCCTGAACCACCCCAACGTCGTCGGGGTCTACGACACTGGCGCCGACAACGGCCGTCCCTACATCGTGATGGAGTACATCGCCGGCCGGACCCTGCGCGAGATCATGAAGCGCGAGGGTGTGCTGCCCGTCCGGGCCGCCGAGATCGCCGGCGAGGCTGCTGAGGCCCTCCACTTCGCCCATGAGCGGGGAATCGTCCACCGCGACATCAAGCCCGGCAACATCATGGTCGGCGACGACGGTCGCGTGAAGGTCACCGACTTCGGCATCGCGCGAGCGGTCAACGTCGAGTCGGTGACCCAGACCTCATCCATCTTCGGGACCGCGGCGTACGTGGCCCCCGAGCAGGCGCAGGGCCAACGGGTCGACGGCCGGACCGACATCTACGCCCTGGGCTGTGTGCTGTTCGAGATGGTCACCGGTCGGCAGCCCTTCAGTGGCGACTCGGCGGTGGCGTTGGCCTACAAGCACGTCAGCGAGGCCCCGCCGACCCCGCGCAGCCTGAACGGCGAGATCTCCCCGGAGATGGAGGCCGTCGTCCTCAAGGCGCTCGCGAAGGACCCGGCTCAGCGCTATCAGACGGGCAAGGACTTCGCGGCCGACCTCCGTCGCGCCAGTGCCGGCCGGCAGGTCACGACCAACCCCGAGGCTGCCTTCGCGGCCACCCAGGCCATCCCGCGGGCCGAGGCGGCTGCTGCGTCGCCCAACCCGACGCTGGTGGCCGCGGCACCCCAGCCAGCCCCGCCGCCCCGCGAGGAGTACTACAGCGAGCCCTCTTCCTCCAACCCCGGCCGGCTGGCGGCCTACGCCTTCCTGGTCATCCTCATCGCCGCACTCATCGGCATCGCCGCGTACCTCTTCACGGGTGTGACCGGCGACGGTGACGAGACCCTCGAGATGGTGGCGATCCCCCAGATCGTCGGATTGGATCAGGAGGAGGCGCAGGCCCGACTCGTCGAGGTCGGGCTGCAGCCCGAGTTCGGGACACCCGAGCAGGACTCCGACGCTCCACCGGGCTCGGTCCTCCGCACCGAACCCGCGGTGGGCACCGAGGTCGAGCAGGGCAGCACGGTGGTGCTGATCCTCTCCGCCGGGCGTGGCACGGTGACGATCCCGTCCGTGGAGGGGCAGACGCAGGCGGAGGCCGAGGACGCGTTGCGAGCCCTGGGTCTTGAGGTCAGCGACGTCATCGAGGAGGGCAGCGAGACCATCGAGGAGGGCCTCGCGATCCGGACCCAGCCGGCCGCCGGCATCCAGGTCGAGGAGGGTGAGGCCATCACCCTGGTCATCTCGGCCGGTCAGCAGATCTTCCCGATGCCGTTCGTGATCGACCTGACTGAGGAGGCGGCGCGCGAGCGCATCGAGCAGGCGTGTGACCCCGAGCCGGGCGAGCGGTGCGCGCTGGTCCAGACCTCGATCGACATCAGCCAGACGGGTGAGGCCCGGGTGATCGAGTCCGACCCGGAGGAGGGTGAGGACGTCGAGGTCGGGCAGGTGGTCACGATCGTGCTGCCGGCGGAGCCGACGCCAACCCCGACGCCCACGCCAACCCCGACGCCCACGCCCGAGCCGGAGCCGGAACCCGAGCCGCAGCCGACCAACACGCCCGAGCCGCTCCCGCCACCAGAGCCGCCACCGGAGCCGATCGAGCCACCGGAGCCGACCCCGGATCCGCCGGACACGCCGGAGCCGATCGAGCCGCCGGACGTGGTTGCCCCCTCCTGA